The DNA window CTACTGAAATTGTGGCAATAGATTTATTAGATAAAATTAAGTACGATTTTGTCCTGCTACCTTCTGATTTCATCACTGATATTCCTCCACAACTCtttatcaatcaatttgCAAATagagatgatgataatttgGCAATGACTGTATATTATAAGCATTCGATGGAATTCACAGTAGATaagaaacaaaatgataaaaacCAATTCTTTACTGTTTACAGTGATCCGAAGAATGGCTCTAAGAATCCCGTTCTCTTagatatttattcaaaacaaGATGTTTCAAAAACTAAGTATTTACAAATAAGATCACATCTCTTATGGAAATATCCAAACTCGACTGTCTcaacaaaattaattaattccTCGATCTATTTCTGTTCTTTTGAATTAACTCAATTAttgtcaaagaaaattgaagacgaagaaaatgcaattgaagaagatgatgataacgATGCTGAAGAGGGCATAGTCGACaataaagaagaacaagCAAAGATCCATCCTTCTTATTTCAGTAAACAATTGAACAGGAAATTAATTAAAGATCATATTAACACAAAAAATTCtacattatcaaaattatttagGGATTTAAGTAGAAGGTCGTGGCAACATTGTAAATTACCAAGAGAAACTATTAGCATCTTTATCATTCCTCAATCAACCTCCTTTATTCGTTGTAATAACTTAAACGCATTAATGGACGCAACTAGATTcatattaaaaattaaatcaaatttaatcTCGGTCAGTAATTCGTTAATTGGTAATGATTCTATCGTCGATCCATCTTCACAAATTATGGAAAGATCAAGCATCAAATTATCTGCCGTGGGTAATAACTGTAAAATCGGATCTAAATGTCGTATCAGTGGTTCGATCATTTTAAATGACGCTGAAATCGATGATGAATGTATCCTAGAAAACGTTATTATTGGTCCAAATGCCAAAATCAATAAGAAATCTAAATTGACAAATTGTTATGTTGAAGGTAACTACGTAGTGGAAGCAAAGAGTATGCTCAAGGGTGAAACTTTGAGTAAGCTTTACCTCAATGATGAACTAGAAGATGAACATACCTTGGACGATGTGTCAtacgatgatgaagatgaggatactgatgaagaaagtgaTAGCGAGGATAGTTATGAAGATAATTATTTTGACGATAACGAATACGAGGACGACGGTCTATTTGAACGTTGAGAGATATAATATTTGACATGTATTTAATAGATTTTCATAATGTACACCATCCTTTTGTATGTGAAACAagttattttttcttgtcaTTTTCGCATAGTTTTTAATTGCTTAtgtaaaatgaaaaattcattgaattcgATGAGCTCaagaattttgaatttgtcattcaagaaaagtcAAAGATGTCATTTGCTCAAATTGTTATTGGCCCCCCTGGTTCAGGTAAATCTACGTACTGTGATGGTTGCTCTCAATTTTATGGCGCCATAGGAAGACACTCtcaaattattaatatGGATCCAGCGAACGATGCGTTATCATATCCATGTTCAGTTGATATTAGAGACTTTATAACGCTAGAGGAAATCATGAATGAACAACAGCTAGGACCTAATGGTGGTTTGATGTATGCTATGGAATCCTTAGATAAATctattgatcttttcattttacaAATCAAATCCTTAgttcaagaagaaaatgcaTATTTAGTATTTGATTGTCCAGGACAAGTTGAATTATTTACACACCATTCATCacttttcaagatttttaaAAGGTTAGAGAAAGAATTAAGTATGAGGTTCTGTGTAGTTAATCTTATCGATTCCTATTACATAACATCTCCATCACAATACATCTCAATAGTTTTACTGGCATTAAGATCAATGCTAATGATGGATTTACCACAAATTAATGTATTCTCCAAGATTGATATGATTAAATCCTACGGAAAGTTGCCATTTAGGTTAGATTATTATACAGAAGTTCAAGATTTAGATTACTTATTACCATATATTGAGAAAGAAGGTTCAAGTGTATTGGGGAAAAAATATAGTAAGTTGACGGAGACAATAAGTGAATTAGTGACAGACTTCAATTTGGTC is part of the Kazachstania africana CBS 2517 chromosome 1, complete genome genome and encodes:
- the GCD1 gene encoding translation initiation factor eIF2B subunit gamma (similar to Saccharomyces cerevisiae GCD1 (YOR260W); ancestral locus Anc_8.709), yielding MKLQAFIFCGKGNELVPFSNPASILNPTDIENLNTANPSTASKKSDGSAFISGDNPRLPKALLPVANRPMIEYVIDWCDQANFYEINIVAHINEINLIKNGLSQFLSLRNEQFNLISKSVSTGNNSNELNLLPKQINFIPTNFTSTTEIVAIDLLDKIKYDFVLLPSDFITDIPPQLFINQFANRDDDNLAMTVYYKHSMEFTVDKKQNDKNQFFTVYSDPKNGSKNPVLLDIYSKQDVSKTKYLQIRSHLLWKYPNSTVSTKLINSSIYFCSFELTQLLSKKIEDEENAIEEDDDNDAEEGIVDNKEEQAKIHPSYFSKQLNRKLIKDHINTKNSTLSKLFRDLSRRSWQHCKLPRETISIFIIPQSTSFIRCNNLNALMDATRFILKIKSNLISVSNSLIGNDSIVDPSSQIMERSSIKLSAVGNNCKIGSKCRISGSIILNDAEIDDECILENVIIGPNAKINKKSKLTNCYVEGNYVVEAKSMLKGETLSKLYLNDELEDEHTLDDVSYDDEDEDTDEESDSEDSYEDNYFDDNEYEDDGLFER
- the GPN2 gene encoding GTPase GPN2 (similar to Saccharomyces cerevisiae YOR262W; ancestral locus Anc_8.712); its protein translation is MSFAQIVIGPPGSGKSTYCDGCSQFYGAIGRHSQIINMDPANDALSYPCSVDIRDFITLEEIMNEQQLGPNGGLMYAMESLDKSIDLFILQIKSLVQEENAYLVFDCPGQVELFTHHSSLFKIFKRLEKELSMRFCVVNLIDSYYITSPSQYISIVLLALRSMLMMDLPQINVFSKIDMIKSYGKLPFRLDYYTEVQDLDYLLPYIEKEGSSVLGKKYSKLTETISELVTDFNLVSFEVLSIDDKESMINLQSVVDKANGYIFGSSEVGGDTVWAEATREGAMLQNRDIQDRWIDNKEEYDKQEEQMRQEQLKEQELLEKEVNVDENDEWENALKDWEERQGTNYVR